AATGGTGAGGACATTCTCAGCATCTGGACTCGCACTGACGGTGGTCGAGTTATTAAGATTCGGTAAGTTTCAATGGCGTGTAATCGACTTACTCTGATTTTAGCTAAATGGTGAACAGCGAGACGATGAAGCATGTCCTTAACTTTCCAGCAAGCACTCGCATCGAATTCAAGAGCCACGATTCCAGCATTCAACAACGAACAGCCATCGAGGAGCAGCGCCGCGAAAAGGCTGgccaacatcaccaccacgACAAGCGCCACACAGGCGGGCCCTCGAAGCAGGCAGCTGAACAGTCCCACCCTTAGGAGATTAAAGCGCGCTCTTGGAAACCCATCTCGGTGTAGTCTTTGTATTGTATATCATGAGTGCCTTCAAACGCCAGCGTTGAGGGGCATGTTCTTTTTGCTCGTTCTGTTCCTTTGTTTCCACAATCACCTTTGGGCGGAGTTGGAGAATTCTTCTGGATGGGGGCTGTGATACCGTGTTTATGAGGCTTAGGGTAGGTGGACTGGACAACTAGATATGAGACATCGGCTGGGCACGACGGGCGAGGTCACGGTGATGACCTTGTTTATGAACGATGTATTACTAGCTGCGTATGATCGGGTACGGCTCGCCATAGCGTATTTCAGCGAGAGCTACAGTTCAAAGAGCGAGCTTATGGAGCTGAGATTTCTCTTCCAGGAACGAGAAGATTGGATCGTGAAATTGTGATATTAAAATCTATTGTGTATGCACGGATAGAGGCTCACTATTGGTGGTGTTTACCGTCATGAGGCCTTGCCTTTGCCCCTGGGATCTCTCCTCCGTTCCCAGATCTGGAGATATGCCTCACCAAGATATAACAGCTCGCTCTGTACTTTATCAACATATAAATCTTGACAAACCACCCATTCACCCGTTGCCTTATTTTTCAGCTGAACCTTCCACGTCTTACGTTCCTCGCCGCTGTCAACAACGTCCTCTCGTACTCGAACAGCTTCGTGAATGACATTGGCTACCAGATCATACCAGATGGGCTCGCCTGGGGGCCACTCCTTGGGGTTTGGCTCCACGTATGGCGACATATCGAGATTACGCGCGTCAAAAGTGACGATTGTTGGGTTGCGCTCAGAAACAAACTTGTTCTGGGAGAAGCGCTTGACGTGAAAGGCAAGAAAGGGGGGAAGAGGGTGCATGAGTCGGTAACGCTTGCGTTGAGCGTGGTGTTCTTGAGCCCTCTGACCGTCATATTTTGTGAGAATGGTTGTCAGGGGAACTTGAGGGATGATGTTCTTTTCGAGCTCATCCTGAAAGAGTGGCGCTGACGGGAGGTCCAGCGTCAGAAGGAGGAAGCGCACAATGTCCACCTTGACATCCGCATCCTCGAAACGCAGTCGATCAGTAGCGTCGGCACGAGCTGTGATGGCCTGAGACTCAACCTTCATCTTACCCTGAAACGTACGCTGGATCATGGAGCTGCCAGGTTTGGTCTTGCTGCCACCGAGCCCGAGGTGGAGGTTGTTCAAGAACCAGGACAGAAAATCGACAGGATCCGACTGAGTTGTGAGGGTAAAGCGCTTGTTTGAGCGCAGTGATATCTCCTGGAGAAGTTCATGAGGAGAGACGTGAGCCTTGAACGCCCTCGGATTCCAGATCTTGCGGACTAGAATGCTGCATCGCTTGACAAGCTCCGTCTTGTTCGAAAAGTCCTCGAGAAGTAGGTAGTTGCGTAATGGCGCGACATGCGCAAGAGCCTGTACTATGACGTTGAGATAATCGTTgtccttgatgttgttcaTTCCCACAAATCCAGGGATGTACTCTTTTCTATCAAGGGTGTAGCTGGTACGTGGTGTACGGTCCATCTCGATAACCTCCTTCTTACTATATCGCGGATCCGAAACGTACTTGATGTCGTCGAGCGCGCGACTCTTGACCTCGTAGCCTTCAGGAAGGACATAGACGCGCTGAGTCTCGAGGTTTATATAGACGTGGTGATCCTCGTCAAGCGAGTGAAAGTAAGCGTGGGACTTCGGACCACGACCTTGGAAATACTTTCCGCAAACAAGACATGCGTAAACGTTGATGTTCGAAAGGGAAACGGAGCACAGCTTCTCGAAGTCGAAGTCGAGCACGTTGCGATCGATAGTATCGAGGTAAAGGTCATCATACCCGTCAGTAGGTGCTGATTGTCTTATAGGTGCTGTGGCAGTGGGGTCTTggccgtcttcttcgtctgcgTCGTCTTCTTGCGCGTTTCCATGGGTATTAGACTCATCGATGAGTTCGTTCGAAGCACCGTTCGGTTCGGGTGAATCAATGTCGTCCAATCGAGATCTCTTCGAAGCTGGCGAcgcaacaccaacaagatCGTCGAGGGCCTCGGAGGCCTGGCGCTTGGCCATTATTAATCCCAGAGAGTCTTATGAATGTAGCTCGCTTCTGTATGGGTCTACAATATAATGATTCTTTGCGACCGTGGTCGTGGTCGCGTTCGCGTGATCGTAGTTGAGGCTTGATGCCAGGGAAGAAAGATTCAAGATCCAAGTACGATTGTGGTTATTGGGTGGAGCCTTGAAGCTCAGGTCCAGGCCCACTCCGGCAGTGGAGGCCACCTGAATATCCCTGTCACCACAGACGACATTTATAAGTAGGTCTTAGACTATATTGTTTTATTACCGATGACAGCCACAAGATAGGTAGAAAAACAACATTTTGTCTATAACCTTTGTACTCCGGAGAATATGCCAGAATGACCATACCTAATTACCTAGCCAAATGAACAAATATGAAGGAAAGAAAGCAGATATTGGTTTTGATCTATCCTGCCATGACAACATCGTTACCCGCATCCTTAATTAGGCCATCCCCATCTTCTAACAATGGCGCAAGGTCATCCATCTCCTGCAGGGTATATTCCACCAGATAACTCTCATCAACCAACTCTTCGGTACGCCTGTAGTGCCTCTCAGTGTACACGCGAATGGCGTGCAACACGTCCTTCAGACTCTTCTGTCCCTTAGCCCCCTTGACAGATAAATTCGAGAACTTGGAGGCAGGATAACTGCGAATCAGAGTCCACAAGATTCTCTGCGCTACAGGAGCTGTGCGTGCGTTTGTATTCCAGTCTCGCAGCCTCAGAAGCAGCATGAAGATCTGTTCATCGGATAGGCTACCCAGTACCTCATCCACAGCACTTAAGCCACTCAAGCTGCCCTTATCGGGGTTGTTCGTTGTGATAACTGATGTGAACAAGTTGAGAAGCCTTCCAGGGTGATTGAGTTGCAATGCAAGAATGATGGCCTCGCGGAATGAGCCAGCGTGTATGTGGTTCTCGAGCTCCTGTTCCTGCTCGATCAGTTTGAGAGCAGCCTGGGACGCAGCAGCTTGAGTCTCTGACGATGTGTCCTTCCAGAAAGTGACAGTTGAGTCACCACTTCCGGACACAATAGTGTTATCCTCGGGGTGAACAGCCACAGCCCAAACACGATCCTCATGATTATCAAGTGTGCAGTCAGCTTCGCCTGAGTTGGCATCCCAAACCTTGACAAGGCCATCACCACCGGCGCTAGTGAACTGGACTCGCTTCTTGGACTGTTCTTGACTAGCGGGCATGTTCAACCATGCAACTTTCAAGACACTGTTAGAATGGCCCTCGAAAGTCCTTACACAAGTATAGCTGGCAAGATTCCATAgcttgatggtcttgtcaCCACTGCCAGTGAGGACAGCGCCCTTTCCAGTAATAGGTCCATCTTCGCCTTGAATCGCCGGCATATTGACAGGAGAGAACTGAACTGTCCAGACACCACGCCTGTGACCACGCAAGATGCCCTGAACTTCACCCTCCTCCACCGACCAAATTTTGACAGTTTTGTCTTGAGATGCGGAGGCGAAAAGTTGGCCCGAGTGGTGAACATTAATGGCGTTGATGTCTTTTTCGTGAGCCTTGCGAGTGAAGATGGCCCGAGAACCACCCTTTTGACCCTTCTGCTGAGCCGTGCGGGGGATATCCCATTTCTTGACGGTCTGATCTTGAGACCCTGTGATGAGGAATGCAGGAGGATGGTTAAGGGGGTCTGATCGAGCTGGCGAGGACTCTGGAGGTACTCCTTTGGGCAACGCAACAGCACCCAATGATTCAGCATGACCGGAGAAAACAGCCCAGCAGATATAGGAGTTGTTTGTAGGATCGATACGCCAAAGACGGGCGGTGTTGTCTTTCGCTCCGGTAGCAATCCAGTGACCTGACCAGTCGATATCCAATGAGATGACAATTTCATTGTGACCTTTTAGCAGAGCAACATCTTGACCAAAGTAAGGATTTGAATTCGAATCCCAGTCGGCTTCCCCATGCTGAGCCTCGGTGACTGAGACAATCCTGATATCCTCCGAGTTTGTGGCCAAAGCAACCATCGAGCGGTCTGGAAGCAAATATCCGAGATCGATGATGTCGTCGTGTGTGCCTGATATCCTTCGGAAGGGTTCTGGAGTAGGGAGGGAAGCGGTGTCTGCCTTTCGAGGAGGTCTATATAGTGCAAGAGTATGATCAACCtggacaagaagaataaaaggGAGACCAGGGCGGTAAACGCCAGACACAATACCTTCCTCTTCACTTTTCGCAGGTTGTTGGGGAGTAATTTCCTTGCCCATATCCGTATCCCAGATGCGAAGAGAACCATTGGCACCAGCGGAATAAGTCAAGCTTCCATCGTCGATAAAGCCAGCCGCTTCAACCAGCTCGAGGCAAGGAACAACTTTGCGAATCTTCCAGGATCTGGCGTCCCACCAGGTTATGGTCTTGTCTCTGCCTGCGGTAACAAGAGCGTTTTGTTCTGGGGAGTAATCAAGACCTTGGACATCCGAGACGTGCGAGTCCAAATTGGCTACGCAACTACGCTTGTGCAGGTCCCATACACGGACCTTTCCATCTTGTTGGCCGCATGACAGCCTGAAATTGACAGTGCTTGagtcctcctcttcttcatcgggCTCTTCTTGGCGCTTGGTTTTCTTGCCCTTTCCTGACTGACTGTCGCTCGGCCGAGCGGCAGCTTCGAAGAACAAGAGCGCTGATACCAAAACAGAAGAACCACGGAAAGTGTGTGTAACAAAGCCACCGATGATATCCCAAACTTTGACAGCTCCATCGGTTCCTCCAGTGGCCAACAGTGTGCTGGTCCGATCAACTGCCAGAACGACGACTGGGGTAGTGTGCGCCTTCACTGTCCTTGTGAGTGTAGCATCAATAGTTCCACCTTCTTGCGACACTCTCAAGGTGTATATTCTCATAGACAAAGAGCGGGAACATATGATAAGGTGAGACCCAGAGGGCGTTACTATAATCAGTATTAGTTGCTTGCATGTTTGTGCGATCTTTGGAGACTGACAAGTTAATGTGGAAATGAGCTCTCCATCCTGAAAAAGTCAGTCATGGTCTAATGTGATTTGCACGTGGTCCTTACACCCTCAATTTGAGCCAAATGCTTCCCGTTTGTAGGATCAGTGAGAATTGCATCCTCGCCGAGAACTGTGGCTAGAATACGTGCGCTATTGTCAATAGCTACTGATCCCCCTGTGAATATGGGGCGTATGACATGGTTTACGTCAAACGTAGTCTTCAACGGCTGCTTATTTGCCattgtgttgttgtgatTGTGAGTTAACAAATATTCGATGTAAAGAATATCATGGGTCCGCGCATGAGGTTTCCtagtattttttttttttggcgCCTTATCGGAGACATACTTCTGATTGGCTATGTGGTGCATCAGCTCACCTGCACCAGCCACATCACGCGCCACATTTTCGCTCATCGGGTTAGCCGTCATGACTTCCTTCCTTTGAACGACCTTTATTTATTGCCGCCAAGGTGAATTCATTCAGCAGATACTTGACACGCAGGGAGAGTCCACGCGCAGAGCTTATAGGAAGAGGGCGACTTAAGCCATATCATCAACTGCACATGAAGCGACACATGTCCGCCTTGTGTTGATGAGTGCTTACCTACCTTCATCATGGGAATGCAGGGCCCCTTAACTGCCCAAGCGCTTGTAAGACATCATTTAGCTCGAGCCGTCGATTGTTGCTCTCGAATTACTGACACTGTCAGGGGCGGTCTCCTTatgacgatgttgttgaatGGGACGATGATCATGACGAGCCACCAAATACCAATGACTCTGGCCAACAATATGACCACCGAGGCCGTCCTATCAACCCTGAAACGAAAAGGATCAACAGAGACATCATTCGTTCCCATAATGAAGTTATGCTAGTTATTGGGGTTGCTGAGCAGGAGAATCCAACTACAAATCCAGAGGCCGAGTCTGATAAACGTCATGCCATGTATGAGGATGACGTGGGCATAAACCTTGCCTTCTCAGCTCTTCGTTGCGTGGATGCTGCCGGTGCCTTTGGGCTAGATGGCTTCCGTCAGCGAGTTTTGGTATGTTGTTGATAATCCTTTCTGTTCTATATGCTAACTAGGTACCTTACCATGACAGATTTACAAACGTTATTCTCACATCCCGTTCTGGGATTTGTATGCACAGTCCCGAAATACCTTTTCTATCTCCCAAGATCTTCTGCCTGGTGCGTCTGTCAATCTTTTCAGTAATTACATCGACCGACAAATTGCTCTATTGTGGCGCGACAGGCCCGACAGGGTGTTTGCTCGTCGACTGTAAGCCTTTCCCCCAAGCCAGTTATTAAACTTCACCAGCTTACAAGCAACAGCGCCCACGAAGTCTGGTCTTACGTTCGGGTTCATTTAGAGCTATATATTGCTTTGCAACGGCTTGGCTTAGCCTCAAGCACTAACTGGCTCCCAAGTCTATCCTTCTTCGTCCCATTTACTCAAGATTC
This genomic stretch from Fusarium oxysporum f. sp. lycopersici 4287 chromosome 5, whole genome shotgun sequence harbors:
- a CDS encoding ubiquitin thiolesterase — its product is MAKRQASEALDDLVGVASPASKRSRLDDIDSPEPNGASNELIDESNTHGNAQEDDADEEDGQDPTATAPIRQSAPTDGYDDLYLDTIDRNVLDFDFEKLCSVSLSNINVYACLVCGKYFQGRGPKSHAYFHSLDEDHHVYINLETQRVYVLPEGYEVKSRALDDIKYVSDPRYSKKEVIEMDRTPRTSYTLDRKEYIPGFVGMNNIKDNDYLNVIVQALAHVAPLRNYLLLEDFSNKTELVKRCSILVRKIWNPRAFKAHVSPHELLQEISLRSNKRFTLTTQSDPVDFLSWFLNNLHLGLGGSKTKPGSSMIQRTFQGKMKVESQAITARADATDRLRFEDADVKVDIVRFLLLTLDLPSAPLFQDELEKNIIPQVPLTTILTKYDGQRAQEHHAQRKRYRLMHPLPPFLAFHVKRFSQNKFVSERNPTIVTFDARNLDMSPYVEPNPKEWPPGEPIWYDLVANVIHEAVRVREDVVDSGEERKTWKVQLKNKATGEWVVCQDLYVDKVQSELLYLGEAYLQIWERRRDPRGKGKAS